A single region of the Pontimicrobium sp. SW4 genome encodes:
- a CDS encoding ComF family protein — translation MLNLFFPKVCYACNNLLADNEAYVCTECRHNLPVTNYHFNDDNSVKKVLYGRVELENATALLHFHKKGMVQHLLHGLKYRGYEDIGAFLGKWLGEELKNIEAYKKVDAVIPVPLHKKKLRKRGYNQVEKFGKEIAQALDVPYIETVLKKTTSTKTQVFKERIARWNNNNEVFSCLNLDTIATKHILLVDDVITTGATVEACTNELLKANNVKISVATMAIA, via the coding sequence TTGTTGAACTTATTTTTTCCGAAAGTATGTTATGCTTGTAATAATTTGTTAGCAGATAATGAAGCTTATGTATGTACGGAATGTAGACATAATTTACCTGTGACCAATTATCATTTTAACGATGACAACTCTGTAAAAAAAGTACTTTATGGACGTGTTGAATTAGAAAATGCGACAGCACTTTTACATTTTCATAAAAAAGGAATGGTACAGCATTTATTACACGGTTTAAAGTATAGAGGTTATGAAGACATTGGTGCTTTTTTAGGAAAATGGCTTGGCGAAGAATTAAAAAACATTGAAGCTTATAAAAAAGTTGATGCAGTTATTCCAGTGCCTTTACACAAAAAGAAACTTAGAAAAAGAGGTTATAACCAAGTTGAAAAATTTGGAAAAGAAATTGCTCAAGCTTTAGATGTGCCATATATTGAAACTGTACTTAAAAAAACAACGTCTACTAAAACTCAAGTTTTTAAAGAACGTATAGCAAGATGGAATAATAACAACGAAGTATTTAGCTGTTTAAACCTTGACACCATTGCAACTAAACATATATTATTGGTGGATGATGTTATTACTACAGGAGCTACTGTTGAAGCTTGTACAAATGAGTTATTAAAAGCTAACAATGTTAAAATAAGCGTTGCTACTATGGCAATTGCTTAA